The genomic region TGACCCATCCTACTTCTGCCAGGCAACCCATTTttgtggcccagcctgctcctgCCAATCAACCCACTTTCGTCGCCTAGCATGCTTCTGTGGCATTCTAAGTAGCCCAAATCGGCTCAAGACTATCTCAACCATTTGGACCAACCATTGAACCGGAGGCATTTTCACCACGTTTCTCTGCGAATTTGACATTTTCTAATTCAAATCTCGCGCCTGGAGCcaaccacacttccactgctcaaaAAGGCAtattccttccaagctcttccaatccaaatggtgaacaacacttgtctcgacaagtcatagagttgacgagcgccctTGCACAATAGAtaaccttggtgaatcaactcttgcaacGCACAGAGATCCAACGTGCCTCGAACGAGGTGTCTCGAAGAAAGACAAGGGCAGACAAACCTCTCCACCAACGTCCCAACAAACAGCCACTTGACCAGTCATGAACCGAGCGTTCTAACAGAGTACACTCCCGACTGGATCCCCGAGATAATGTATATTCTTGTCTTAGCGCGTGGAAGAACGTGTACTCTTAGTTAGGCCCACGGACAAACATACACCTCACGCTTGAGGCCACCCtttgataatcaacatgagcaaccttccaggcgaagtgttcatttgCGGCAAAGCCTACAAGGAACATCTTCCACCTCACATCGAATAAGGCAGCACAGTGGACGAAGAAAAGCGGTCACTCAATccagctcaagttcaaccaacAGCCTGCGAGTTATTCGCTCGCCTGCTAGGAACATACCGCACCCACTGCAGCCGCGAcatagacgagccgaacacatggaagagcagcctagaccagcaTGTCACGACTGAGGACAACTGAGAGCTCTGCCACCCCCAACAAaagcaaattcaggaagaagtagaaaggCTTATGACCGAGCGATTGCGCAATTTCCCTCACAACGAAACTATTGACAAGGCGCTCCgatgagacatgaccaacataagcgagTCATCTTTCAATGACAAGATCGAGTAGACAGGACTACCCCACATAGATTATTGGATATTAAGACTACTTATGTTCCGACAAATGTAGCAGCTCAACCTAATGGCATGTCGGGGGCAGACGAGTACCAGAATGACACACCAGCCCAACTACTAAGAACCGGGGACAGGCTAAGGATTATTTAAGTTATCCCAGCAGTCCATCTTTCTTCAGTTGTACTCACGACAATGATTTCCATGTTTTCTagtacgagagggtaaaccaattccccgataCCCAAAAGGGTCTGCTCTCTagcgcgagaggataaactaattgctctccactGCGATAtagtaaaccaattccccgacacccaaaaAGGTCTGCTCTCCAtggcgagaggataaactaattgttctccagtgtgagagggtaaaccaattccccgacagcCATATAGGTCTACTCTCtagtgcgaaagggtaaactaattccctgacacccatatgtgtttgctctccagtgtgagaggataaactaattgctctccagtgcgagagggtaaactaaatcCCCGACatccatctgggtaagctctccaatgcgagaagGCCACATAGTTCAAAATATTGAATGCTTGAAGATCAACTAGGCAACAAATGGTTAGGGGCGGCAGCCATTTCTACACTTAATAGTTCGCTCATCcgacacttcatcttcagcaaCTCCGATCTTGGTAGCTCAATCCTTGACTGCTTCATCTACTGcagttgagaaatcaaactcaagtagTTTTCTCATTTATGGCAAGCAACCCAAATCGTTGCCCATGACACGCCACTTCCTCGGCCCATACCAACCAATCATTGGCTTCAATCAAGCTGAGCAGCACAAGCAATGGCCCCTGCCAAACCACCTCCTTAGCTTATGCCAAGCTTACTCTTGGCCCCTACCAGCTGATGTGCCGCACTACCCTGACGGCTACCCCGCGGCAGCACTATCCAcgaaataaacaagaaaaatgaaaattttcttacatCAATATGGCACAAAGAAaacgaagaaagcaacgaaaggcGGTCCTTTGCACgagcaagatgtagaagattgctacaAGAgtgggaacaaatatcctctaagctctctctctcttgtagggtagaataaatcgatcttcaaagttgatttaataacccacttaaggtggacttaaataggctttgagagaaatttatttccctttcctagaaggatctaatttcccaTTAaggagggaatctacatcaaaataggaagtaGTCCaaagtttcctaaagcaagaaaatctctacacctATTGCCTTTTTCTGTgagcagcccaacaggtgtggggacatttgtggagccgaaaataatcacaaggcgacacatggatttttggatagaagaggacaaaaatacccttgaggcatacgaagattcctacgcgcgagcagcgggcaatcatctctcaaccaagtcaaaagtgcccaaaataggtaacaaattcaaaaccatttcatccaccctcatcctatattctccacaaggtaattattccataacccctaaaacaattcttttaaattatgttaattagtcaattaatggatttattacctaattaatctattaatggctaattaactacaaattacacccaaaaaataccacaccccccccccccacacacacacattcatcatgggcgcgtgaggctttttggccttgaccaaatgtatgatttgttttgtaggtgcaattttgtccaagaaggaaAATGCGAAAATTTGAATCCACAGTACCCAATCCATGTTTATCATGCAAATGATCATTTTGTTTAATAACACTCGATCTCTACTTTatacaataattaattgaaatgtatactcaacttatgaattcattGAAATGTCATACCTTCGTTAATTTTTCTATCGATTTGGatgttaaatgatgacgtggcaGGAACGGGGCTCATTCCTTCGCCACATCATCATTTAATatccaaattattatttttattaattttttattataaattattaaggggtgtgatatccacacaccccattttacttttcacacacttttttaattttcgaccgtcagatcggatgaattgaagaatgaacataaattattaaggggtgtgtgagaagtaaaatggggtgtgtggatagcacaccctattattaaagggaattgttattaacatcccaaaaatctcatttggtacTCCAAACTTTTcataattataaagaaaactacacttgtaaggagtgtagaataaaaattttggagtgctaataacaattcacttattaaatttttaatgataaataaataaattttttttttttttcagttgacGATGGAGTGGGCGCCGCTCCTTccacatcatcatttaacagccaaaatgataaaaaactTAATGAATGTATgacattgcaaagaattcataaaaagaattcataagttgaggtatgacattgcaatgtttaaaacatgagtCATGAGATTATGGTTCAACATATAGTTAAGGTAATTATTTGTAATTTGCTCAATTTATTAAGTGAAGAATGTGTAGAATGATGTacataaacaaatttaaaacatccttaaagtagaaaaactTTTTACATATGAAGATGCTGAGAAAGCAGGGCTACGTACAGGTACAAGTAATTTTGTTGTATACGTCTTAGCAAATGGTGAATTATCCTAGTAGTCAGAGTCTTCTTTTTCAACCTAttgtgttttaaatttaaaacattcttcctcctccttaagttaaaattgagtaatgttattcataccatgtttttatatcacattttcataccatcttaggtggcatttgatgtgtacaaccacatcatttgaattaattaaatttttaaatttagttcattatttaataaactaataattaagaaaaactagttaattaaatgatgattatggtatacgagaagtctttctccttcattttcttgggttttacaaatttttcaaatgatgtggttgtccacatcagatgccacctaagatgatatagaaatgtgatataaaaacatTGTATGAATAAAATTACTCGTGAAAATTAGTGTAGAATATCGCTTGTACCAAAAGTTAACAAAAAGTGTGCGAGAAGTAAAAATtggtgtgtagatagcactgTCCTTTTTTGAATCTCCAGGTACAAGTAAAAATATTGACCACCAACCAGACCCCTTTtctatgaaaattaaaaaatttgcagctacatttgaaatgttaCCGTGTGCATGAAGACCTCATATGCCCTTTTTAACTTTCTTCCGAAATACAAAAAGCCCGAAAATGTCGTCAAGTTGATGGTTTAGCTAATGAGGGATACTCACTCTGCAAGGGAGATGGGAAAGCCTCAGTTATAGAATCCCAAGAAATGTTCTGGTTTTTCGTTCGCCTTCTTCCCAAGAAGGCGGGTTTCATAGGTGTTCCGACCATTTCAACTTTGCATGTTAACATTACTACAACCTCCGACATCGGGGGTCTCAGGTTTGGGTGCGGCTGAAGGCAGAAGAAggcgacttggattgcttgcaAGACATCCCTTTCCACATATCCATCTTCTTTCATATTTGGATCTATCAGATCAATCACATTCGACGTCTCAAACAATTTCCATGCCTACAATTTTAAGGCAAAAGGTCAGTGGCAAGATTGAAAACTATATATTAGCAGAATGATCGTAAGCTTCTGTACGAGTAAGCAGGTATCAAAGATAGATCGGCCTACATATTCAGGGAGGTATTGCATATCTGATGATAAAGTGAGATCTGTGTTTTTTCTACCGCTGATTATTTCGAGCACAAGAACTCCAAAACTATAGATGTCCGCCTTTTCAGATAATTCTCCTCTAATAGCATACTCAGGTGCCGTATATCCtctgaagaacaattcatattAGGTAatatagtttcataaataagtCATCGATTAGATGGCATATGCATTACGGAACCTTGAACATTTATACAGAACGTGCCATCTAATCAATGATTGATGAAGGGGTCTTGTGGAAATATCATATCAGTTGAAGGACTTACAAAGTTCCAGCAAATGTAGTGCTGAGATAAGCTTGGTCTTCAGGGAAGAACCTAGCCAGCCCGAAATCTCCAATTTTCGGTTGGAATTTGTCGTCAAGAAGAATGTTGCTTGCCTTGATATCTCTGTGGATAATTCTTAGGGGGGAATCCTCATGTAGATATTGTAACCCTCGAGCAATACCGACAATTATCTGGAACCTGGTGCTCCAGCTCAAGAACTGATCACTCTTTCCTGTTTTCCATCAAGAATAATTATAAGTAACATATACACTGAAAATTTAATGATTCTTTGCACCAGTCGAAGTGTTAGTTCGTGTGCTCAGTTTAACTCATTTTGTCATAAGAATTAGAACTTGGAACAAGTCCGCATCATAGTTGGATAGAATGCAAAGCGCAGAGTGAAGATGTAATACCATAAATAATGAGGTCCAAGCTCCTGTTCTTCATGTATTCATACACAAGAAGCCGTTGTGGCCCATCAGAGCAGCATCCGATAAGACGAACCAAGTTCCTGTGTTGGACGCTTGTGATCAACTTTACCTCTGTAAGAAACTCTGATTCTCCTTGTTGGGATTTGTCAAGGCACAATTTCTTAGCAGCAATTAACGTCCCATCTCCTAATCTCCCCTAAACAAAAAGATACAAATAAGACTTGGAAATAAAGGAATCAACCCATATGTGCCTCAAATCCGAAGAGTATTTTCAATTCAACTTATATCTGTGCTCTTGCAGTCTTGCCGCCTGCACTACTCTGGATTGAGTGTTTTAGAAACCTTATGAGTTCAATGAAACTATATGTAGTACGTTGTGGTTTGAATGAATGCCTCAAACTTGCATGctcgagaaaataaaaaagtacgACCAATGTTGGTTTCGTGGATTCAGTAATCATACCCGATAGACACGGCCAAATCCACCTACTCCAAGGAGATTACCAGGATGAAAGTTCTTGGTTGCCTTCTTCAATGTCTTAAAATCGAAGTAGCTTATTGTTCGAAGCATCCCACTGAAAACATCTGTCGATGCTGCATTAAGAATACAGAATATTATGATTGAGGTCTTACTAAAATATTGGTTAGTTATTTTTTAGATTAATCTATAGTACAACCTGCCGGCCGCCTTCTCACTACTGCTACCAATTTCTTAGTATCTTCTGGTTTGATCTTTTTCCGAAAGACAAATAGAAGAACTAGCAATATTATGAGCGTGACTAGCCCTCCAAGGAAAAAGAACAGCACTGGAGACTGCGGCTTAGAAGCAGGGGGGCCCGTTGTCATAGAGGATACTGAAGAAATCTCTGCAACCAAATATATTGTTAAcatatttttagtcatttaggGTCCTTGAATTGAAAAAACATGTGCTTATAAGGAACAAATGATGGGACAACGGGATTGAATCATTCTAGTGCGTGGATCTGTGCATGTAACACAAGTCTCTTGAGGcaacttcatatatatatatatgtaatatctTTATTCACAATTAGCCATtgcaatcaaagaaaaataaaataacacacTCAACTATCACAAATTCTGGTGATCTGATGCCGTTGGTGGGTTAACTAGATATACGAAACTGTTTGTTGGCATGAGTATGTGGAATTGTTTGCAGCACAAGGTTTCATCAAGGAGAAGCTTGAGCGGCGTATAACAACTGACATCCGAATAGCCATTCAGTCTAATATTTCGTATATAATATCATCAAAACTGAAGAATTTGTGAATCTTTATTTAGTCTAATGAGAACGAATACACAGGGTTACACTTCACAGTCAAAACAATTATCTGCAAATCGACAAACACGAGAAGCATGGCCTGTATACGGAGAACAAGTTGGAGAACATATCCATACAACAACAAATGAACATGGTCTTTACAATTTTATcacaacaattaattaagttaCATCAGATATAATTTTAAGGTACTGAAGAACATTGTTTTTCCAGTGAAGCAATCGTCACGTACCTTTTAGTCCTCGGGCTGTCATTGTGTATACCTTGAAGCTCCAAGGGGTCTAAGCCGAAGCTGCAGCGGACAACAATGCAAATGTGGTGATGGTGTTGCTTGCAGCTTAACAACAGCAGTGACTACCACCATCCATTCTTCTCGTTCGATCTCTTTCCATCTTCCTTGTTTGTTtcgtgttctttttctttttctcgctTTGGCAAAACCGCtgtgggggagagagagagagagatgaagagagagagaatataaTTTAGTAACATAAGAGTAATCGAAGGAATGGAATTTCGGACATTACGATATGTGGCTTTTTGGTCACTTTCTTCCATTCCAAACGACAACCTCAATGATTTAAAATAATACACTCGTAAGCATTCACTCAGAatgatgataataataataagatcAACATGCCATTCCAAAGCGGTAACTCCTGGCTTTGGATGTTTATGAATTATAACATATATTACTTGTCTAGAATGTGTAAAATCATCAGAAATTGGGGAGGTACTATCCTAATTGAATTTCCTATCATGGCGTATTTTAGTGCAggaggaattttttttcttttccttttttttttttaattttttattttaactccgTACATGTTAGCAAAAATAAGAGAAGTCATAAGTCGGAATAATTTCAATATTCATGTGTTTGTGAGCCCTGAAAAAGATAAGAATAATAATGATTTCACTTTTCTTTCAAACTAAATGTGTCATAAATTGATTTCACCAAACATGTTATACTCTTTGGATATGACTCAAGTTAAGCCTTTACTAAAAGATATGTTACCTTAATCAACACGTCCTCCTCTCGTACACCTAGAGAATTAATTCAAATTGCGTATTTAATCAATGGGTGAAAAAGAATTCAAACTTGCAACTTCTTCTAACATTAGAAAGAGAAGTATCACCAGTCTTAAATTCACACCATAAACTTAGTGCCACCTAATTAATAAATAACGATTCATGTGTATTACATTCACAGCTGTTGGTAtgacaaaatcacatttttttttccaacctgTTGGTATGACAAAGGTAATGACAAGCTGCAAGGGACTAGGAGGAtctatgtaaatatatatacacatagtAATTTACACGAAAATCTGTATTCACATTTTTTTATAGATACACAGATGTCAAGTGCAAAAGAATTAATATCCatctgcaaaacaaataaataaaaatgtaatgaCAATTGTAAGACGGCCTTAACAATACGAACGGATTTAACTCAAACTTCCAGTGAAATGATAGTATGATAAGTGTGTTGAAATGTCATGGCGTGCGAAAAACCTTCATGGCTACCTCCCGCCACTAAATCAAGGTTTTATGAACTTGGAAAATGTTTTCATCCCTTCATAACGATTCTGCCATGTCGTTCCTTGAAGGCTTGAACCCTGTTAACTGAGGATTTGTTTGCTCGTGTTTCCTGGAGCACCAAAATAACAACTTTAGACGTCAACTCATTAGGGAATAATTGCACTAGAAAACTACTTCTCTCCTTTTTATCGTTTTTAATGAAGAAGATACGATTTTGTAGAGGAAATTGGAATGTTAAATGCCTTTTAGGGACGCATAGTTGTGGAATTTATCCTTCAGACagcataattaatatatttagcACTTGAGACAAGGGTTTCCCTGACACTACATCCTTTAACAGACTTCAAATTTGCAAGTTTTTGTGATATCTGTATGAATCGTAAAATAGGTAACAGCATATGAAGAATCGATACCTTGTTCCGAACTGCCCCTTTGTTGTGAATTTCATGACTGCTTGGAAGACGATGGATAAAATGTTTTCTCCATATGAGACGGGCATATTCTGGATGATCAACAAAAGGATTTCTATTGTGTTGATAAAGCTTGCATACTCTTTCATTTCTCAACTTCTCTTCTCTTGAAGGTGGATCAATATCATTCCACTTTAACAATGTAGAAAGCAGCCCCATCTCACCAGTTGCTGTCGCATGCACCCAAAAAGTTCACGCTATCAAGGTCCATGCTCAAAACAGGTACAAATTCTTAGTTCCCATAATAAAACAATATATGCATgcaagaatgaactcacaaaaCCAAATATAAACTGCATTTCTGCCCCACGTTTAGCCGCAACACCTCTTAATTCTCATATAAAATGGATTGTGCTTACATGGCAACAGAGATGCAACACTAAAATCGAACTTGATCTCAAACTAGTCAAAGATTATTTTTCCAATTATACTTACAAATTTTTGGAGAATCTGAAAGGCGAAGAGCTGGGCCTCCACCTGGTTGATGAAACCCATAACACACTGCCATGTACATCAGTGCCCTAGCAACATCTCCTCTATGCTAGAAGAAATAAATCAAGTTACAGCCAAAAATCAAGGGTTCAGTCTTCAATGCCAAGCTAGAACTAGAAGCCTAGAACCTCAGTCAAACACTCCGTTCGATCAAGGAGACAACGGATCCACACTTCAAAAGGAACTACACCATT from Pyrus communis chromosome 4, drPyrComm1.1, whole genome shotgun sequence harbors:
- the LOC137732806 gene encoding cysteine-rich receptor-like protein kinase 44, producing the protein MTARGLKEISSVSSMTTGPPASKPQSPVLFFFLGGLVTLIILLVLLFVFRKKIKPEDTKKLVAVVRRRPAASTDVFSGMLRTISYFDFKTLKKATKNFHPGNLLGVGGFGRVYRGRLGDGTLIAAKKLCLDKSQQGESEFLTEVKLITSVQHRNLVRLIGCCSDGPQRLLVYEYMKNRSLDLIIYGKSDQFLSWSTRFQIIVGIARGLQYLHEDSPLRIIHRDIKASNILLDDKFQPKIGDFGLARFFPEDQAYLSTTFAGTLGYTAPEYAIRGELSEKADIYSFGVLVLEIISGRKNTDLTLSSDMQYLPEYAWKLFETSNVIDLIDPNMKEDGYVERDVLQAIQVAFFCLQPHPNLRPPMSEVVVMLTCKVEMVGTPMKPAFLGRRRTKNQNISWDSITEAFPSPLQSEYPSLAKPST